The DNA sequence TCGGCAGCCGATTCCAGCGGTTTCGACCGGTCCCCCAGCGTGGCGGCAAGGGTTTCGGCAAATTCCATTTCGGCCTCGCTATAGTCCACACCGCCGACCTTGCGCAGTTTCTCGTCCATCATCCGGGCCAGCGTCTCGTTGACGAGCAGCGGATTGTTGCCATGGATGATTTCCCATTCGACATCCGTCCCCGTGCCGAGGGCGGCGCCGCGGGCGGCATCTTCCAGACGGGTCCAGATCGCTTCGACGCCGTCTGGTGAGGGGTGGCGGACATAGTAGAAGACTTCGGCAAAGTCCGGCACGACATTGGGGGCCGACCCGCCGGAGGTGATGACGTAGTGCATGCGGGCATCCTGGGGGATGTGCTCATGCATCATGTTGGCCATCATGTTCATCGCCTCGACCCCGTCCAGCGCGGAGCGGCCCTGTTCCGGCGCGCCGGCGGCATGGGCCGACAGGCCCGAGAAGCGGAACTTGGCCGAGCGATTGGCCAGCGTCGTGTTGGCCGCAGCGGAATTGCGATCCCCCGGATGCCAGTGAATGGCGATATCGACATCCTCGAACAGGCCCGCGCGAACCATGTAGACCTTGCCGGAGCCGCCCTCTTCCGCCGGCGTGCCATAGACGCGAATACGGCCCGGCGTGCCGGTTTCCTCCAGCCAGTTGCGGATGGCGATCGCCGCCGAGACAGAACCCGCGCCGAACAGATTGTGGCCGCAGGCATGGCCCGCGCCCTTGCCGTCGACTTCCGCCCGCGTCGGCAGGGCGGCCTGGTTGATGCCGGGCAGCGCGTCCATCTCGGCCAGGAGCGCAATCACCGGCCCGCCCGTGCCATATTCCGCCACGAAGGCGGTGGGGATGTCCGCCACGCCCGGGGTGACGGTGAATCCGGCATCAGACAGGGTCTGCTGTAACAGGGCGGAAGATTGCTCTTCCTGATAGCCAAGCTCGGCCCAGTCCCAGAGTTTCTCCGACAGCGTGGCCGTCAGCGCCGCCTGCTGGCGTGCCTCGTCCAGCGCGGCAGACTCGGCAGCATCCGGCCAGGCGGGTGTCGCGGCACAGGCCGCAAGCAGGCAGGCAGACAGGGCGGGCAGGATGGATCGCATGAACAGGCTCCATAATCTCGTGTATGGGGGCAAACTTGCGGCACCTTGCCCGGGGGCGCAAGGGTGCCTGCCCCCTTCCCTCACGGGTCGGGCAAGGCTAAGAGCGCGGCCATGCGCCTTGTTGCCCTTATCGACTACGGATCCGGAAACCTGCATTCGGCCGGACGTGCCCTGCGCGAGGCGGCGCGGCTGGGCGGGACCGGCCATGAAATCCGCATCACGCACCGGCCCGAGGACATTCTGGCCGCAGAGCGTGTCGTGCTGCCGGGCGTCGGCCATTTTGCCGATTGCGCCGCCGGCCTGCGCGCACAAGCTGGCGTGGTCGAGGCGCTGGAAGCGGCCTGCCTGACGGGCGGCAAGCCCTTTCTGGGCATCTGTGTCGGCATGCAGCTGATGGCGGAGACCGGCCGCGAGGATGGCGCCACGCCGGGCCTTGGCTGGCTGAAGGGCGAGGTCACCCGCATCGCGCCGGGCCCCGGATACCGCATCCCGCACATGGGCTGGAACGGGCTGGCCCTGCCGGCCGCGCCGCATCCTGTCCTGTCGGGGCTGGGGGAGGATCCGCATGTCTATTTCACCCATTCCTATGCCTTTGCCGCAAGTGCGCCGGAGGATGTCGCCGCCACCGCCGGCTATGGCGCCGAGGCGATCACCGCCGCCGTGGCGCGCGGCAATCTGTTCGGCACGCAATTCCACCCCGAAAAATCGCAAGCCACCGGCCTGCGCATCCTGTCCAACTTCCTGACCTGGGACCCATCATGACATTCACCCTCTTTCCCGCGATCGACTTGAAGGATGGCCAGTGCGTGCGCCTGCTGCGCGGCGAGATGGACCAGGCCACCGTCTTCTCCGACAGCCCGGCCGACCAGGCGAAAGCCTTTCGCGAGGCGGGCTTCACCCATCTTCACGTCGTGGATCTGAACGGCGCCTTCGAGGGCAAGGCGGTGAACCGCGCGGCGGTCGAGGCGATCCTGAAAGCGACCGATGCGCCGGTGCAGCTGGGCGGCGGCATCCGCACCCGCGCGCAGATCGATGCCTGGCTGGAGGCCGGCATTTCGCGAGTCATCCTCGGCACGGCGGCCCTGCGCGATCCGGACCTCGTCAAGGAGGCCGCCCGCGCCCTGCCCGGCAAGATCGTGGTCGGCATCGATGCGAAGGATGGCATGGTCGCGGTCGAAGGCTGGGCCGAGACCAGCGACATGAAGGCGACCGAACTGGCGAAAGCGTTCGAGGGCTGCGGCGTCGCCGCCATCGTCGCCACCGACATCGGCCGCGATGGATTGAAGACCGGCGTAAATGTTCCGTTCACGGCAGAGCTTGCCAACACGGTCTCCATCCCGGTCATCGCCTCGGGCGGTGTGGCGGGCGTCGATGATATCCGTGCGCTGATCGCAGCGGATGCCCCGATTGCGGGGAGCATTCTGGGCCGGGCGCTCTATGATGGGGATATTGTGGCGAGTGAGGTGCTTTCGGTCGTTTAAGTCGGCGCATGATGTCGGTCTCCGCCATGTCAGAAGGCGAGACCGGATTGGTGGGTATCGCTTTGCTCAACCCACCCTACGCCTATCCCCCGCGTCCCCTGCGGATGCCGGGGTCTCGTGCGGTTGGTCTGCGGAGCCAGCCGCAAGAGGCTCCGGCGTGCGCCGGAGATGCGGATGAGGGGCACTCCTCCCCCGCATGCGGGGGAGGTGCCGAGCCCCGCGAGGCGGAGGGGGCTGTTGCCGCGGGTCCGGAGTTCCCCCTCCGTCAGTCGGCTGCGCCGCCTGCCACCTCCCCCGCAGGCGGGGGAGGAGAAGGGCACATCGTATCGTCCCGTTCCTGTCATCCCGGAATTTGCGTGAGCAAATATCCGGGACCCATTTGTCCTCCCGCACCCAGTGTCTGGGTCCCGGATAAATCCTGACGGATTTTCCGGGATGACAGGGTTGAAGACGGGACCGGGTTGGTGAGTATCGCTGCGCCGGGCCCGCCCTGCCTCACCCCCCACCGTGTCCCCGGCGGATGCCGGGGTCTCGTGCGGTTTCTCCGTGTAGCCAACCGAGGGAGGCTCCGGCGCCCTGCGCTTGCGCTTGGGCCTGCTGCGGGGCGAATGCAGTGCATTCGCTTTGTCCCTCCGCAGCGCCGGGGTGAGCGGTGA is a window from the Hyphomonas sp. genome containing:
- the hisA gene encoding 1-(5-phosphoribosyl)-5-[(5-phosphoribosylamino)methylideneamino]imidazole-4-carboxamide isomerase, coding for MTFTLFPAIDLKDGQCVRLLRGEMDQATVFSDSPADQAKAFREAGFTHLHVVDLNGAFEGKAVNRAAVEAILKATDAPVQLGGGIRTRAQIDAWLEAGISRVILGTAALRDPDLVKEAARALPGKIVVGIDAKDGMVAVEGWAETSDMKATELAKAFEGCGVAAIVATDIGRDGLKTGVNVPFTAELANTVSIPVIASGGVAGVDDIRALIAADAPIAGSILGRALYDGDIVASEVLSVV
- a CDS encoding amidohydrolase, with the translated sequence MRSILPALSACLLAACAATPAWPDAAESAALDEARQQAALTATLSEKLWDWAELGYQEEQSSALLQQTLSDAGFTVTPGVADIPTAFVAEYGTGGPVIALLAEMDALPGINQAALPTRAEVDGKGAGHACGHNLFGAGSVSAAIAIRNWLEETGTPGRIRVYGTPAEEGGSGKVYMVRAGLFEDVDIAIHWHPGDRNSAAANTTLANRSAKFRFSGLSAHAAGAPEQGRSALDGVEAMNMMANMMHEHIPQDARMHYVITSGGSAPNVVPDFAEVFYYVRHPSPDGVEAIWTRLEDAARGAALGTGTDVEWEIIHGNNPLLVNETLARMMDEKLRKVGGVDYSEAEMEFAETLAATLGDRSKPLESAAEIQPFEVSLGYGSTDVGDVSYAVPTVGLRTATWVPGTPAHSWQAVAASGTSIGHKGTQVAAETITLAAVELFTNEKLRQTARAEFDEARGPDYEYKSLLGDRDPPLDYRK
- the hisH gene encoding imidazole glycerol phosphate synthase subunit HisH, which produces MRLVALIDYGSGNLHSAGRALREAARLGGTGHEIRITHRPEDILAAERVVLPGVGHFADCAAGLRAQAGVVEALEAACLTGGKPFLGICVGMQLMAETGREDGATPGLGWLKGEVTRIAPGPGYRIPHMGWNGLALPAAPHPVLSGLGEDPHVYFTHSYAFAASAPEDVAATAGYGAEAITAAVARGNLFGTQFHPEKSQATGLRILSNFLTWDPS